A genomic region of Candidatus Methylomirabilota bacterium contains the following coding sequences:
- a CDS encoding response regulator, which produces MEVRAADGTLIILDCGTGAHDLGQSLVTSGEQSIRGHLLITHTHWDHIQGFPFFAPLFVPGNEWDVYAPQGLGRRLEDTLAGQMEYAYFPVTLGQLGATIRYHELVEGSFDLGAVRVTARYLNHPGLALGYRLEAGGVAMVYATDHEPHSRHQSEVADAAQARPVHREDQRHVEFLAGADLVIHDAQYTLEEYPSKLSWGHTPAELAVDFALAARVKRLALFHHDPLRNDAAVDRLVETCRRRAAAGALDVFAAAEGQMVELAEREAATPRVARQVEATIADVVGAAHTSMTILLVDDDPDIVRLLTMTLRPEGFRLLSASDGDAALEIARAERPDLLLLDWNMSGRNGLEVCRALRAESDPRLRNVPVVLLTAQVGAEDTAAGFAAGVTDYVTKPFKPTHIRSRVHAWLQRSRAGAEGT; this is translated from the coding sequence GTGGAGGTGCGCGCGGCGGACGGGACGCTGATTATCCTGGACTGCGGCACCGGCGCCCATGATCTGGGCCAGAGCCTGGTGACGTCGGGCGAGCAGTCCATTCGCGGGCATCTCCTGATCACCCACACGCACTGGGACCACATCCAGGGCTTTCCCTTCTTCGCGCCACTCTTCGTCCCGGGGAACGAATGGGACGTCTACGCGCCTCAGGGCCTGGGACGGCGCCTGGAGGATACCCTCGCCGGGCAGATGGAGTACGCGTATTTCCCGGTGACGCTTGGCCAGCTCGGCGCCACGATCCGCTACCATGAGCTTGTGGAGGGGAGCTTCGACCTCGGGGCTGTTCGGGTCACTGCCCGCTACCTGAACCACCCGGGGCTCGCGCTCGGGTACCGCTTGGAAGCCGGCGGAGTGGCCATGGTCTACGCCACCGATCACGAGCCGCACTCGCGCCATCAGTCCGAGGTGGCGGACGCGGCTCAGGCCCGCCCGGTCCACCGCGAGGACCAGCGGCACGTCGAGTTCCTGGCCGGCGCGGACCTCGTGATCCACGACGCTCAGTACACCCTGGAGGAGTACCCGAGCAAGCTGTCGTGGGGCCATACCCCGGCCGAACTGGCTGTGGACTTTGCCCTCGCCGCGAGAGTGAAGCGGCTGGCGCTGTTTCACCACGATCCCCTCCGCAATGACGCGGCGGTGGACCGGCTGGTGGAGACCTGTCGCCGGCGCGCCGCTGCCGGCGCGCTCGATGTCTTTGCCGCCGCCGAGGGGCAGATGGTGGAGCTGGCGGAGCGGGAGGCCGCCACACCGCGCGTCGCGAGACAGGTGGAAGCCACCATTGCCGACGTAGTTGGAGCTGCGCATACGTCAATGACCATCTTGCTTGTCGACGATGACCCCGACATCGTGCGCCTTTTGACCATGACGCTCCGGCCGGAGGGCTTCCGTCTGTTGTCGGCGAGCGACGGGGACGCAGCATTGGAGATCGCCCGAGCCGAGCGGCCGGACCTTCTCCTGCTTGACTGGAATATGTCCGGGCGCAACGGGCTGGAGGTGTGTCGCGCCCTGCGCGCCGAGTCAGACCCGCGCCTCCGCAACGTGCCCGTGGTACTCCTGACCGCGCAGGTGGGGGCGGAGGACACCGCGGCGGGATTTGCGGCCGGCGTCACCGATTACGTGACCAAACCATTCAAGCCAACGCACATCCGCTCGCGCGTGCACGCCTGGCTGCAGCGGAGCCGCGCCGGCGCAGAGGGCACGTGA
- a CDS encoding ATP-binding protein, with protein sequence MARLSFSSLRVRLLLLVLLAVIPALGLTLYTNLEERELRKAHVQEHALRLSRVVSADHERLIEEARQLLVTLARLPAVHDRNRAACNALFADLLTQHLSYANLGVTDADGNIFCSALLMTRPVNSADLAWFERAVRTRDFAIGEYQIGRITGKPTVNFGHPVLNDAGHVRAVVFAALDLAWLNELAREAGLPKGSMFTVIDRRGTILVRYPDQREWVGKLMPESLVLKAIAAQQGNGTTEAPGVDGVPRLFSFAPFGGTPQSAGAYVSIGIPAAVAFADANRMLARNLAALGLVAALALAAAWVGGNLFIVRQVQALVGATKRLAAGELSARTGLPRGQGELSQLANAFDQMAESLQQAHELRLLEEELRRKNYQLEQQNRAIQEANRLKTEFVSMVSHELRTPLTSIQGFAELLLEGGEIAGEKRESLTIVKKNADRLLGLINDLLDLARMEAGRIELHRTSLDLARLIRETAGSLRPLIEAKRQRLRLDLGDALPAVWADADRVTQILTNLISNAHRYTPVEGSITVAARRDDRFVRVDVSDTGIGLSPEEQAQLFTKFFRAHDRSPHAAGGTGLGLVITRLLVELHGGQITLSSAPGQGSTFTFSLPALESPA encoded by the coding sequence ATGGCGCGGCTGTCTTTCTCAAGCCTGCGGGTCCGGCTGTTGCTGCTCGTCCTTCTCGCCGTCATTCCGGCGCTGGGGCTCACGCTCTACACGAACCTGGAAGAGCGCGAGCTCAGAAAGGCGCACGTGCAGGAGCACGCGCTCAGGCTGTCCCGCGTCGTGTCCGCGGATCACGAGCGACTGATCGAGGAGGCGCGCCAGCTCCTCGTGACCCTGGCACGACTCCCCGCGGTGCACGATCGCAACCGCGCTGCCTGCAACGCGCTCTTCGCCGATCTGCTCACGCAACATTTGTCGTATGCCAACTTGGGGGTTACTGACGCTGATGGCAACATTTTCTGCAGCGCCCTGCTCATGACCCGGCCGGTCAACTCTGCCGACCTCGCCTGGTTCGAGCGGGCCGTGCGCACGCGCGACTTCGCCATCGGCGAGTATCAGATTGGCCGCATCACCGGCAAGCCCACCGTCAACTTCGGCCACCCTGTCCTCAACGACGCGGGCCATGTCCGAGCCGTGGTGTTCGCCGCGCTCGATCTGGCCTGGCTCAACGAACTCGCCAGGGAAGCGGGCCTGCCGAAGGGGTCGATGTTCACCGTGATCGATCGCCGCGGCACGATCCTGGTGCGTTACCCAGACCAAAGGGAATGGGTTGGCAAGCTCATGCCGGAGTCGCTGGTCTTGAAGGCTATTGCGGCTCAACAAGGGAACGGCACGACCGAGGCGCCGGGCGTGGACGGCGTACCGCGCCTCTTTTCGTTCGCGCCGTTCGGCGGCACTCCGCAAAGCGCAGGCGCATATGTGAGCATCGGCATCCCAGCGGCTGTCGCCTTTGCCGACGCCAACCGAATGCTCGCCCGCAACCTTGCCGCGCTGGGGCTCGTTGCTGCCCTCGCACTCGCCGCGGCCTGGGTGGGTGGGAACCTGTTCATCGTGCGCCAGGTTCAGGCCCTGGTTGGCGCGACAAAACGGCTTGCTGCCGGGGAGTTGAGCGCGCGCACCGGGCTTCCTCGCGGGCAGGGGGAGCTGAGCCAGCTTGCCAACGCGTTCGACCAGATGGCCGAGTCGCTCCAGCAGGCGCACGAACTCAGGCTTCTCGAAGAGGAGCTTCGCCGGAAGAACTACCAGCTCGAGCAGCAGAACCGCGCGATCCAGGAGGCGAACCGGTTGAAGACCGAGTTCGTCTCGATGGTCTCGCACGAGCTGCGGACTCCCCTTACGTCGATCCAGGGATTCGCCGAGCTACTGCTCGAGGGCGGAGAGATCGCCGGAGAGAAGCGAGAGAGCCTGACTATTGTCAAGAAGAACGCGGACCGCTTGCTTGGGCTGATCAACGATCTCCTCGATCTCGCGCGCATGGAGGCGGGCAGGATCGAGCTCCACCGCACGAGTCTGGACCTCGCCCGCTTGATCCGTGAGACTGCTGGCTCGCTGCGCCCGCTGATCGAAGCCAAGCGTCAGCGGCTCAGGCTCGACCTCGGCGACGCGCTGCCTGCTGTGTGGGCCGACGCGGACCGCGTCACGCAGATCCTCACGAACCTCATCTCCAACGCCCACAGGTACACGCCGGTGGAGGGGAGCATCACGGTGGCAGCCCGGCGAGACGATCGGTTCGTGCGCGTGGACGTCAGTGACACCGGCATTGGCCTGTCACCCGAGGAGCAGGCGCAACTCTTTACCAAATTCTTCAGGGCCCACGATCGCTCGCCCCACGCGGCGGGCGGCACGGGGCTCGGGCTGGTGATCACCCGCTTGCTCGTTGAGCTGCACGGCGGGCAGATCACACTGTCCAGCGCTCCTGGCCAGGGCTCTACGTTCACCTTCTCCCTGCCCGCGCTGGAGAGCCCGGCATGA